The following are from one region of the Magallana gigas chromosome 6, xbMagGiga1.1, whole genome shotgun sequence genome:
- the LOC136276537 gene encoding uncharacterized protein — MNFHFLFTDYEDFKKAIQNYFSHKKESASLMEYLSNVESLTKEYLDKRSAGPSTSNEPTPNSNTSKDDACSSTNPKTRINEYDDTPCFGNDCSEDNVDTEKKGRLEWGIYMSRKFLSIYKENANTLQTTRNKKKVWDEIAAALPQETSRNINITGEQARERFYTLKRGYRKYVLESNKSGNKRPRPFLLEKEMEEILAKDPTFAPVAARGSLTKTGTEDSDEEEDDESQVNTTPPPEKRRKKNKTEELRKILEERDDKFLNTLREMQESQNAVLNKIIEKLS; from the coding sequence atgaattttcatttcttatttacaGATTATGAGGATTTCAAGAAAGCCATTCAAAACTATTTCTCCCATAAAAAGGAAAGTGCATCCCTCATGGAATATCTCAGCAATGTGGAAAGTTTGACGAAAGAGTACCTAGACAAAAGGTCTGCAGGTCCAAGTACCAGCAATGAGCCCACGCCTAACAGCAACACTAGCAAGGATGATGCATGTTCATCCACCAACCCCAAGACCAGGATCAATGAATACGATGATACCCCATGCTTTGGGAATGACTGCAGTGAGGACAACGTGGACACAGAAAAGAAGGGAAGACTAGAATGGGGTATCTACATGTCCAGAAAATTTCTTTCCATCTACAAGGAGAATGCAAACACATTGCAGACAACCAGAAACAAAAAGAAAGTATGGGATGAGATAGCTGCGGCCCTCCCTCAAGAGACCTCCAGAAATATTAACATCACAGGGGAGCAAGCAAGAGAAAGGTTTTATACTTTGAAAAGAGGATACAGAAAATATGTTTTGGAATCAAATAAGTCAGGAAACAAGAGGCCACGACCTTTCCtccttgaaaaagaaatggaaGAAATTCTTGCGAAAGACCCAACATTTGCTCCAGTAGCAGCTAGAGGCTCTCTTACTAAAACTGGCACTGAGGATTCAGATGAGGAAGAGGATGACGAATCACAGGTTAACACAACTCCGCCCCCAGAAAAAAGGAGGAAGAAGAACAAAACAGAGGAATTGCGCAAAATCTTAGAAGAAAGGGATGACAAGTTTTTGAATACTCTCCGGGAAATGCAGGAATCGCAAAATGCTGTATTgaacaaaataattgaaaagCTTTCTTAA